The Petropleomorpha daqingensis genome includes a window with the following:
- a CDS encoding cation diffusion facilitator family transporter — MTTESAPAATADTHGGGGGHGGGTVAIIAALLANLGIAVAKFVAFFVTGASSMLAEGIHSVADSGNQVLLLVGGKRAQRAATPEHPFGFGRDRFVYGFLVAIVLFSVGGLFAIYEGVHKLQHPEQLESPIWAIGVLVIAIVLEGFSLRTALKETNEIRRPGESYWQFIRHARAPELPVVLLEDTAAETGLFFALLGVGLSALTGEPVFDALGTILIGLLLVAVAAILGVETKSLLLGEAAAPHVQRSIVDALEGGDHTLSVIHMRTQHLGPEELLVGAKIAVRHDETAVSIAHAIDEAEARIRAAVPEARVIYLEPDIRRPGAEPQPGEPSAVPE, encoded by the coding sequence ATGACCACCGAATCGGCGCCCGCCGCGACGGCCGACACCCACGGCGGGGGCGGCGGGCACGGCGGCGGCACCGTGGCGATCATCGCGGCCCTGCTGGCCAACCTCGGCATCGCAGTCGCCAAGTTCGTCGCCTTCTTCGTCACCGGAGCCTCTTCGATGCTCGCCGAGGGCATCCACTCGGTGGCCGACTCCGGCAACCAGGTGCTGCTGCTCGTCGGCGGCAAGCGCGCCCAGCGCGCGGCCACGCCCGAGCACCCGTTCGGCTTCGGCCGCGACCGTTTCGTCTACGGCTTCCTCGTCGCGATCGTGCTGTTCAGCGTCGGTGGCCTGTTCGCGATCTACGAGGGCGTGCACAAGCTGCAGCACCCCGAGCAGCTGGAATCGCCGATCTGGGCGATCGGCGTGCTCGTCATCGCGATCGTGCTCGAGGGCTTCTCGCTGCGCACGGCTCTCAAGGAGACCAACGAGATCCGGCGGCCGGGGGAGAGCTACTGGCAGTTCATCCGGCACGCCCGGGCCCCGGAGCTGCCCGTCGTCCTGCTGGAGGACACCGCGGCCGAGACCGGCCTGTTCTTCGCGCTGCTGGGTGTGGGGCTCTCCGCGCTGACCGGTGAGCCGGTCTTCGACGCGCTGGGCACGATCCTGATCGGCCTCCTGCTCGTCGCCGTGGCGGCGATCCTCGGGGTGGAGACCAAGAGCCTGCTGCTCGGCGAGGCGGCCGCACCGCACGTGCAGCGCAGCATCGTGGACGCGCTGGAAGGCGGCGACCACACGCTGTCGGTCATCCACATGCGCACCCAGCACCTCGGGCCCGAGGAGCTGCTCGTCGGCGCCAAGATCGCCGTCCGCCACGACGAGACGGCCGTGAGCATCGCGCACGCGATCGACGAGGCCGAGGCGCGGATCCGCGCGGCCGTCCCCGAGGCCCGGGTCATCTACCTGGAGCCCGACATCCGCCGGCCCGGCGCCGAGCCGCAGCCCGGAGAGCCCTCTGCCGTCCCGGAGTGA